One region of Primulina tabacum isolate GXHZ01 chromosome 1, ASM2559414v2, whole genome shotgun sequence genomic DNA includes:
- the LOC142518066 gene encoding protein DETOXIFICATION 33-like isoform X1, whose protein sequence is MVETKETQHLLHKMEPISLEIEKWKEFDPPNDVRKMGSRIWDESKMMWEIAAPAIITSVAQFSLGFVTIAFVGHIGEVELAAVSVVQNVLEGFVFGIMLGMGSALETLCGQAVGAEQYDTLGIYLQRSCIVTLVSALFLSPLYIFTSPILKLLRQDKNISELAGKYALWVIPQLFAYALNFPLQKFLQAQSKIWVMSIISLVVLLFHFILNWILLTKLGMGLLGAAIAENVSWWLVVLAQIGYVVCGFFPESWTGFSLSAFKSLFSFVKLSLASAIMLCLELWYYTLVILMVGWLKNPEIAVDAISICMNLEIWTLMFTLGFNAAISVRVSNELGANHPKAAKFSVIVCVVTSTVFGCIFTVAILATKNVYPLMFSDKKEVIEKTSKLGYFLAATIFLNSIQPVLHGVAVGAGWQLSVALINVGCYYLFGLPFGALLGYKFKQGVKGIWLGMLAGCLLQTIVLIIYVLRANWSREALKAEARLKSYSDSSLPQTEKTQGGMLVED, encoded by the exons ATGGTGGAAACCAAAGAAACCCAGCATTTGCTGCACAAGATGGAGCCAATCTCTTTAGAAATCGAGAAGTGGAAAGAATTTGATCCTCCCAATGACGTCAGAAAAATGGGTTCAAGAATATGGGACGAGTCGAAGATGATGTGGGAGATTGCGGCGCCGGCTATCATCACTTCTGTTGCTCAGTTTTCTCTCGGATTTGTGACCATTGCATTCGTGGGGCACATTGGAGAGGTCGAACTGGCTGCTGTCTCGGTTGTGCAGAATGTTCTTGAGGGATTTGTGTTCGGCATAATG CTAGGAATGGGAAGTGCCCTTGAAACACTATGTGGGCAGGCAGTTGGTGCAGAACAGTATGATACACTTGGAATCTATCTGCAAAGATCATGCATTGTAACACTTGTGTCTGCCTTATTCCTTTCACCTCTATACATTTTTACGTCGCCAATTCTAAAGCTGCTTCGACAAGATAAAAATATCTCAgaacttgctggaaaatatgCTCTTTGGGTGATTCCTCAGTTATTTGCATATGCATTGAATTTCCCTCTTCAAAAGTTTCTTCAGGCACAAAGCAAAATATGGGTCATGAGTATAATTTCATTGGTCGTGTTGCTATTTCACTTTATTTTGAACTGGATATTGTTGACAAAACTTGGGATGGGCTTGCTTGGTGCCGCTATAGCAGAGAATGTATCTTGGTGGCTCGTGGTGTTGGCGCAAATTGGTTATGTAGTATGCGGTTTCTTTCCAGAATCATGGACTGGATTTTCTTTATCGGCTTTTAAGTCCCTTTTTAGCTTTGTGAAGTTGTCGCTTGCATCGGCTATCATGCTTTG CTTGGAGCTATGGTATTATACTCTGGTCATCCTTATGGTTGGCTGGTTAAAGAATCCAGAAATTGCTGTTGATGCCATATCCATTTG CATGAATCTGGAAATTTGGACATTGATGTTCACTCTTGGTTTCAATGCTGCAATCAG TGTTCGAGTTTCCAATGAACTAGGAGCCAATCATCCCAAAGCTGCAAAGTTCTCTGTAATAGTGTGCGTGGTTACATCGACAGTATTTGGATGCATATTCACAGTTGCCATTCTTGCAACTAAGAATGTCTATCCCTTAATGTTTTCTGATAAAAAAGAAGTCATAGAAAAGACATCTAAGTTGGGTTATTTCTTGGCAGCAACCATTTTCCTTAACAGCATTCAACCTGTACTCCACG GGGTGGCAGTAGGAGCAGGATGGCAATTATCGGTTGCGCTAATAAACGTGGGATGCTACTATCTTTTTGGCCTTCCTTTTGGAGCATTACTCGGTTATAAATTTAAACAAGGTGTCAAAGGGATCTGGTTGGGGATGTTAGCTGGTTGCCTTCTTCAAACGATTGTATTAATCATATATGTTCTTCGAGCTAATTGGAGTAGAGAG GCGTTGAAAGCTGAGGCACGGCTCAAATCCTATTCTGACTCATCTTTGCCTCAAACTGAGAAAACGCAAGGTGGAATGTTGGTTGAAGACTAA
- the LOC142518066 gene encoding protein DETOXIFICATION 33-like isoform X2, whose protein sequence is MVETKETQHLLHKMEPISLEIEKWKEFDPPNDVRKMGSRIWDESKMMWEIAAPAIITSVAQFSLGFVTIAFVGHIGEVELAAVSVVQNVLEGFVFGIMFLQAQSKIWVMSIISLVVLLFHFILNWILLTKLGMGLLGAAIAENVSWWLVVLAQIGYVVCGFFPESWTGFSLSAFKSLFSFVKLSLASAIMLCLELWYYTLVILMVGWLKNPEIAVDAISICMNLEIWTLMFTLGFNAAISVRVSNELGANHPKAAKFSVIVCVVTSTVFGCIFTVAILATKNVYPLMFSDKKEVIEKTSKLGYFLAATIFLNSIQPVLHGVAVGAGWQLSVALINVGCYYLFGLPFGALLGYKFKQGVKGIWLGMLAGCLLQTIVLIIYVLRANWSREALKAEARLKSYSDSSLPQTEKTQGGMLVED, encoded by the exons ATGGTGGAAACCAAAGAAACCCAGCATTTGCTGCACAAGATGGAGCCAATCTCTTTAGAAATCGAGAAGTGGAAAGAATTTGATCCTCCCAATGACGTCAGAAAAATGGGTTCAAGAATATGGGACGAGTCGAAGATGATGTGGGAGATTGCGGCGCCGGCTATCATCACTTCTGTTGCTCAGTTTTCTCTCGGATTTGTGACCATTGCATTCGTGGGGCACATTGGAGAGGTCGAACTGGCTGCTGTCTCGGTTGTGCAGAATGTTCTTGAGGGATTTGTGTTCGGCATAATG TTTCTTCAGGCACAAAGCAAAATATGGGTCATGAGTATAATTTCATTGGTCGTGTTGCTATTTCACTTTATTTTGAACTGGATATTGTTGACAAAACTTGGGATGGGCTTGCTTGGTGCCGCTATAGCAGAGAATGTATCTTGGTGGCTCGTGGTGTTGGCGCAAATTGGTTATGTAGTATGCGGTTTCTTTCCAGAATCATGGACTGGATTTTCTTTATCGGCTTTTAAGTCCCTTTTTAGCTTTGTGAAGTTGTCGCTTGCATCGGCTATCATGCTTTG CTTGGAGCTATGGTATTATACTCTGGTCATCCTTATGGTTGGCTGGTTAAAGAATCCAGAAATTGCTGTTGATGCCATATCCATTTG CATGAATCTGGAAATTTGGACATTGATGTTCACTCTTGGTTTCAATGCTGCAATCAG TGTTCGAGTTTCCAATGAACTAGGAGCCAATCATCCCAAAGCTGCAAAGTTCTCTGTAATAGTGTGCGTGGTTACATCGACAGTATTTGGATGCATATTCACAGTTGCCATTCTTGCAACTAAGAATGTCTATCCCTTAATGTTTTCTGATAAAAAAGAAGTCATAGAAAAGACATCTAAGTTGGGTTATTTCTTGGCAGCAACCATTTTCCTTAACAGCATTCAACCTGTACTCCACG GGGTGGCAGTAGGAGCAGGATGGCAATTATCGGTTGCGCTAATAAACGTGGGATGCTACTATCTTTTTGGCCTTCCTTTTGGAGCATTACTCGGTTATAAATTTAAACAAGGTGTCAAAGGGATCTGGTTGGGGATGTTAGCTGGTTGCCTTCTTCAAACGATTGTATTAATCATATATGTTCTTCGAGCTAATTGGAGTAGAGAG GCGTTGAAAGCTGAGGCACGGCTCAAATCCTATTCTGACTCATCTTTGCCTCAAACTGAGAAAACGCAAGGTGGAATGTTGGTTGAAGACTAA